In Carya illinoinensis cultivar Pawnee chromosome 7, C.illinoinensisPawnee_v1, whole genome shotgun sequence, the following are encoded in one genomic region:
- the LOC122315869 gene encoding protein SICKLE-like isoform X3 has protein sequence MEESAKRRVRLKAMRMQADEAEVPTIRMQADQAEVPNNAQRSGMPGCLSNPLVETATTEVWESYAPRFDFYTDPMSAFSDSRKSSKAGNQIGPDCFSSQSNNGPPMSRFSPSLPGPRNTSLAHQNQSNWSPNQIMYQPQGMASPHQSPVGTASPFSMHPQTPEFWNGSTGPTSYSSSSNPSRGGHLPSPGFGPRGSPYSKTGQGRGYWASHSPSPGSPRPTSGRGGSRWYGSSRSPGLGQSSGQGRGSHARFSAPGRPLGPEQFYYESMLEDPWKFSKPVMWQSMHASGNYLNTPDSSRNWTTKSHSTKKARASEALNKSSNQPSLAEYLAASFKEAVDDGAST, from the exons ATGGAGGAATCGGCAAAAAGAAGAGTAAGATTGAAAGCAATGCGTATGCAAGCTGATGAGGCTGAAGTTCCTACAATTCGTATGCAAGCTGATCAGGCTGAAGTTCCTAATAATGCTCAAAGATCTGGAATGCCTGGTTGCCTCTCCAATCCATTGGTTGAAACTGCAACTACGGAAGTGTGGGAGTCATACGCTCcaagatttgatttttacaCGGACCCAATGTCAGCATTCTCTGATAGCAGGAAGAGCAGCAAAGCTGGTAATCAGATCGGACCAGATTGTTTCTCTTCTCAAAGTAATAATGGTCCTCCTATGTCACGGTTCTCACCTTCTCTTCCGG GACCAAGGAATACATCTCTTGCTCATCAAAATCAGAGTAATTGGTCACCGAACCAGATAATGTATCAACCACAAGGTATGGCCAGTCCTCATCAAAGCCCAGTAGGAACGGCCAGTCCTTTTTCTATGCATCCACAAACTCCTGAATTCTGGAATGGATCCACCGGCCCAACTAGCTATAGTTCTTCATCTAATCCATCTAGAGGCGGCCATCTTCCAAGCCCTGGCTTTGGACCAAGAGGTAGCCCTTATTCAAAAACCGGGCAAGGCAGGGGTTATTGGGCCAGCCACAGTCCAAGCCCTGGTTCACCTCGCCCCACTTCTGGAAGAGGTGGGAGTCGCTGGTATGGCAGCAGCAGGAGCCCTGGTTTGGGACAAAGTAGTGGACAAGGGCGGGGTTCTCATGCTCGTTTCTCGGCACCAGGCCGACCGCTGGGTCCAGAGCAGTTTTACTACGAGTCCATGTTGGAAGACCCATGGAAGTTTTCGAAACCTGTTATGTGGCAGAGCATGCATGCTTCTGGGAATTACTTGAACACACCTGACTCGTCCAGGAATTGGACTACAAAATCTCACAGCACAAAAAAAGCGAGAGCTTCAGAAGCTTTAAATAAGTCAAGTAATCAACCAAGCTTAGCGGAGTACTTGGCTGCTTCGTTTAAAGAAGCTGTTGATGACGGAGCAAGTACATGA
- the LOC122315869 gene encoding protein SICKLE-like isoform X2: MEESAKRRVRLKAMRMQADEAEVPTIRMQADQAEVPNNAQRSGMPGCLSNPLVETATTEVWESYAPRFDFYTDPMSAFSDSRKSSKAGNQIGPDCFSSQSNNGPPMSRFSPSLPAGPRNTSLAHQNQSNWSPNQIMYQPQGMASPHQSPVGTASPFSMHPQTPEFWNGSTGPTSYSSSSNPSRGGHLPSPGFGPRGSPYSKTGQGRGYWASHSPSPGSPRPTSGRGGSRWYGSSRSPGLGQSSGQGRGSHARFSAPGRPLGPEQFYYESMLEDPWKFSKPVMWQSMHASGNYLNTPDSSRNWTTKSHSTKKARASEALNKSSNQPSLAEYLAASFKEAVDDGAST, encoded by the exons ATGGAGGAATCGGCAAAAAGAAGAGTAAGATTGAAAGCAATGCGTATGCAAGCTGATGAGGCTGAAGTTCCTACAATTCGTATGCAAGCTGATCAGGCTGAAGTTCCTAATAATGCTCAAAGATCTGGAATGCCTGGTTGCCTCTCCAATCCATTGGTTGAAACTGCAACTACGGAAGTGTGGGAGTCATACGCTCcaagatttgatttttacaCGGACCCAATGTCAGCATTCTCTGATAGCAGGAAGAGCAGCAAAGCTGGTAATCAGATCGGACCAGATTGTTTCTCTTCTCAAAGTAATAATGGTCCTCCTATGTCACGGTTCTCACCTTCTCTTCCGG CAGGACCAAGGAATACATCTCTTGCTCATCAAAATCAGAGTAATTGGTCACCGAACCAGATAATGTATCAACCACAAGGTATGGCCAGTCCTCATCAAAGCCCAGTAGGAACGGCCAGTCCTTTTTCTATGCATCCACAAACTCCTGAATTCTGGAATGGATCCACCGGCCCAACTAGCTATAGTTCTTCATCTAATCCATCTAGAGGCGGCCATCTTCCAAGCCCTGGCTTTGGACCAAGAGGTAGCCCTTATTCAAAAACCGGGCAAGGCAGGGGTTATTGGGCCAGCCACAGTCCAAGCCCTGGTTCACCTCGCCCCACTTCTGGAAGAGGTGGGAGTCGCTGGTATGGCAGCAGCAGGAGCCCTGGTTTGGGACAAAGTAGTGGACAAGGGCGGGGTTCTCATGCTCGTTTCTCGGCACCAGGCCGACCGCTGGGTCCAGAGCAGTTTTACTACGAGTCCATGTTGGAAGACCCATGGAAGTTTTCGAAACCTGTTATGTGGCAGAGCATGCATGCTTCTGGGAATTACTTGAACACACCTGACTCGTCCAGGAATTGGACTACAAAATCTCACAGCACAAAAAAAGCGAGAGCTTCAGAAGCTTTAAATAAGTCAAGTAATCAACCAAGCTTAGCGGAGTACTTGGCTGCTTCGTTTAAAGAAGCTGTTGATGACGGAGCAAGTACATGA
- the LOC122315869 gene encoding protein SICKLE-like isoform X1, which produces MEESAKRRVRLKAMRMQADEAEVPTIRMQADQAEVPNNAQRSGMPGCLSNPLVETATTEVWESYAPRFDFYTDPMSAFSDSRKSSKAGNQIGPDCFSSQSNNGPPMSRFSPSLPVFIRFDIAGPRNTSLAHQNQSNWSPNQIMYQPQGMASPHQSPVGTASPFSMHPQTPEFWNGSTGPTSYSSSSNPSRGGHLPSPGFGPRGSPYSKTGQGRGYWASHSPSPGSPRPTSGRGGSRWYGSSRSPGLGQSSGQGRGSHARFSAPGRPLGPEQFYYESMLEDPWKFSKPVMWQSMHASGNYLNTPDSSRNWTTKSHSTKKARASEALNKSSNQPSLAEYLAASFKEAVDDGAST; this is translated from the exons ATGGAGGAATCGGCAAAAAGAAGAGTAAGATTGAAAGCAATGCGTATGCAAGCTGATGAGGCTGAAGTTCCTACAATTCGTATGCAAGCTGATCAGGCTGAAGTTCCTAATAATGCTCAAAGATCTGGAATGCCTGGTTGCCTCTCCAATCCATTGGTTGAAACTGCAACTACGGAAGTGTGGGAGTCATACGCTCcaagatttgatttttacaCGGACCCAATGTCAGCATTCTCTGATAGCAGGAAGAGCAGCAAAGCTGGTAATCAGATCGGACCAGATTGTTTCTCTTCTCAAAGTAATAATGGTCCTCCTATGTCACGGTTCTCACCTTCTCTTCCGG TTTTCATTCGGTTTGATATAGCAGGACCAAGGAATACATCTCTTGCTCATCAAAATCAGAGTAATTGGTCACCGAACCAGATAATGTATCAACCACAAGGTATGGCCAGTCCTCATCAAAGCCCAGTAGGAACGGCCAGTCCTTTTTCTATGCATCCACAAACTCCTGAATTCTGGAATGGATCCACCGGCCCAACTAGCTATAGTTCTTCATCTAATCCATCTAGAGGCGGCCATCTTCCAAGCCCTGGCTTTGGACCAAGAGGTAGCCCTTATTCAAAAACCGGGCAAGGCAGGGGTTATTGGGCCAGCCACAGTCCAAGCCCTGGTTCACCTCGCCCCACTTCTGGAAGAGGTGGGAGTCGCTGGTATGGCAGCAGCAGGAGCCCTGGTTTGGGACAAAGTAGTGGACAAGGGCGGGGTTCTCATGCTCGTTTCTCGGCACCAGGCCGACCGCTGGGTCCAGAGCAGTTTTACTACGAGTCCATGTTGGAAGACCCATGGAAGTTTTCGAAACCTGTTATGTGGCAGAGCATGCATGCTTCTGGGAATTACTTGAACACACCTGACTCGTCCAGGAATTGGACTACAAAATCTCACAGCACAAAAAAAGCGAGAGCTTCAGAAGCTTTAAATAAGTCAAGTAATCAACCAAGCTTAGCGGAGTACTTGGCTGCTTCGTTTAAAGAAGCTGTTGATGACGGAGCAAGTACATGA
- the LOC122316921 gene encoding MDIS1-interacting receptor like kinase 2-like isoform X1, translated as MEFPGTVSLNFSLCMTYCYITISAPWKLNSASIIHLIKTYMAFSLSISVVLLTWGISMFLVFLVLGALLLCRRMVKKTKPKLIETKDGNLFSIWNYDGRIAYKDIIKATEDFDIRYCIGTGGYGSVYKAELPSGKVVALKKLHRFEAENKTFDKSFHNEVKVLTEIRHRNIIKLHGFCLHKRCMFLVYEYMEMGSLFCVLRNDAEALELDWNKRVNIIKSTAHALSYMHHECIPAIVHRDISSNNILLNSKLEAFVSDFGLAKLLHPDSSNRTLVVGTYGYIAPELAYTMVITEQCDVYSFGVVVLEILMGRHPGDQLLNLSSSLWSQDLMLHEILDQRLPLPNHQVAKDIYLVATLAIACLSTEPNSRPTMKCVSKDFLSCKKPKAKLLHSVSLRHLRNQVHDWKE; from the exons ATGGAATTTCCAGGAACTGTCTCTCTTAATTTCTCTCTGTGCATGACTTACTGTTATATAACGATCTCAGCCCCTTGGAAGTTGAACTCTGCATCAATcatacacttgattaaaacataCATGGCATTCTCTCTTTCCATTTCCGTTGTGCTGCTCACATGGGGCATCTCCATGTTTCTTGTTTTCTTAGTTCTTGGGGCTTTACTCCTTTGTCGACGCATGGTTAAGAAAACTAAACCAAAGTTGATAGAAACAAAGGATGGCAACTTGTTCTCAATATGGAATTATGATGGACGCATTGCATACAAAGACATCATTAAAGCAACTGAGGACTTTGACATTAGATATTGTATTGGAACCGGTGGTTATGGTAGTGTTTACAAAGCCGAATTACCTAGCGGCAAAGTGGTTGCCTTGAAGAAACTTCATCGATTCGAAGCGGAGAACAAAACTTTTGATAAGAGTTTTCACAATGAGGTGAAGGTGTTGACAGAGATTCGACATCGAAATATTATAAAGCTTCACGGTTTTTGTTTACATAAGAGATGCATGTTTTTGGTCTATGAGTACATGGAAATGGGAAGCTTATTTTGTGTACTTAGAAATGATGCTGAAGCTCTAGAACTGGATTGGAACAAGAGGGTGAACATCATCAAATCCACAGCACATGCCTTATCTTATATGCATCATGAATGCATACCGGCAATAGTTCATCGGGATATATCGAGCAACAATATCCTATTGAACTCTAAATTGGAAGCATTTGTCTCTGACTTTGGCTTGGCTAAACTACTTCATCCTGATTCCTCTAATCGAACATTAGTTGTCGGAACTTACGGTTATATTGCCCCag AACTAGCCTATACCATGGTAATCACTGAACAATGCGATGTTTatagctttggtgtggtagtatTGGAGATTTTAATGGGAAGACATCCAGGAGAtcaactcttgaacttatcatcATCGTTATGGTCTCAGGATTTAATGTTACATGAAATTTTAGACCAGCGCTTACCACTTCCAAATCATCAAGTTGCAAAGGATATTTACCTTGTTGCTACGCTGGCAATTGCTTGCCTAAGCACAGAACCCAATTCTCGACCTACAATGAAATGTGTGTCCAAAGATTTTCTTTCCTGCAAGAAGCCAAAGGCTAAGCTCCTACATTCAGTTTCACTTCGACATCTGAGGAACCAAGTACATGATTGGAAAGAGTGA
- the LOC122317289 gene encoding probable leucine-rich repeat receptor-like protein kinase At1g35710: MASSLSINSVALLISVLFYGIYLDTAVDFVAASELEAQALRESGWWSSNNMTTNNSSNPCMWYGITCNDDASVTEISLSFVFLGSTLNLNFGRTLNLNFSSLTNLTSLDLRQAAFRGSIPREIGFLSKLKHLDLSNNDLTGEFPSSLANLHQLEWLDISLNLITGYIPRKIGFLSKLKYLDLSNNDLTGEFPPSLANLALLERLDISSNQITGYIPHEIGALSKLGSLSLSSNNLTGEFPPSLTNLTELELLDISSNQITGYIPHEIGILSKLQFLFLSNNNLTGEFPPSLTNLTELKWLDISSNQITGYIPHEIGLLSQLTDLRLSQNNLTGEFPQSLTGLTQLELLDISSNQISGFIPPEIGLMQGLVFLNLSDNMLHGQIPSTIGYLTNLQTLSLGRNQINGTIPGELANLKSVEYLNLDNNNLKGSIPIGLGSCKNLKHLSLSNNSLTGSIPPPIGLYLLLIQSIGFSHNFLSGEIPYEFWSLPSLNFLDLSYNNLTGKIPDGYWSRTSFALIGNKDLCGNFKGIPPCLATSPAIVSSEKSNRIIIFVPIAIFFLILFVTGVLLLCRRMVKQTKPNSTEIKNGNLFSVWNFDGHIAYEDILKATEDFDIRYCIGTGGYGSVYKAELPGGKVVALKKLHRLEAENPTFDKSFQNEVKVLAKIRHRNIIKLHGFCLHKRCMFLVYEYMERGSLFCVLRDDTEALELDWKKRVNIIECTAHALSYMHHDCIPAIVHRDISSNNILLNSKLEAFVSDFGTAKLLHLDSSNQTLVVGTYGYIAPELAYTMVVTEKCDVYSFGVMALEILMGRHPGELLTSLSSLAYQNVMLHEILDQRLPPPNHRVAQDICFVATIALACLRTKPKSRPTMKRVSQDFLSGRKPSAEPLHAVSLLHLIGDS, translated from the exons atgGCATCCTCTCTTTCCATTAATTCCGTTGCGCTGCTCATCTCTGTTTTGTTCTACGGAATCTATTTGGATACGGCGGTTGACTTTGTGGCGGCATCTGAATTAGAAGCTCAGGCTCTGCGGGAGAGTGGATGGTGGTCGAGTAACAACATGACCACCAATAATTCCTCCAATCCATGCATGTGGTATGGGATTACTTGCAATGACGATGCAAGCGTGACAGAGATCTCCTTGTCTTTCGTCTTTTTGGGAAGTACGTTGAACCTCAATTTCGGAAGAACGTTGAACCTCAACTTTTCTTCCTTGACAAATTTAACTTCTCTTGATCTCAGACAAGCCGCATTTCGGGGGAGCATCCCGCGCGAGATTGGTTTTTTATCCAAACTCAAACACCTTGATCTGTCCAACAATGATCTCACCGGTGAGTTCCCTTCTTCACTTGCAAATCTCCACCAATTGGAATGGTTGGATATTTCTTTAAATCTAATCACTGGTTACATCCCACGCAAGATTGGTTTTTTATCCAAACTCAAATACCTTGATCTGTCCAACAATGATCTCACCGGTGAGTTCCCTCCATCACTTGCAAATCTCGCCCTATTGGAAAGGTTGGATATTTCTTCAAATCAAATCACTGGTTACATCCCACACGAGATAGGTGCTCTGTCGAAACTCGGCAGTCTCTCTCTATCGTCCAATAATCTCACCGGTGAGTTCCCTCCTTCACTTACAAATCTCACCGAATTGGAATTGTTGGATATTTCTTCAAATCAAATCACTGGTTACATCCCACACGAGATTGGTATTTTATCCAAACTCCAATTCCTTTTTCTGTCCAACAATAATCTCACCGGTGAGTTCCCTCCTTCACTTACAAATCTCACCGAATTGAAATGGTTGGATATTTCTTCAAATCAAATCACTGGTTACATCCCACACGAGATTGGTCTTTTATCCCAACTCACAGACCTTCGTCTGTCCCAAAATAATCTCACCGGTGAGTTCCCTCAATCACTTACAGGGCTCACCCAATTGGAATTGTTGGATATTTCTTCAAATCAAATTAGTGGTTTTATACCGCCAGAAATAGGGCTTATGCAGGGTCTTGTCTTTTTAAACCTAAGTGATAACATGCTTCATGGTCAAATCCCTTCAACTATTGGCTATTTAACTAATTTGCAAACTCTGTCCCTTGGTAGGAATCAAATCAACGGCACTATTCCTGGAGAATTAGCGAATTTGAAGTCCGTAGAATATCTAAATCTCGACAATAACAATCTCAAAGGCTCAATTCCTATTGGTCTAGGCAGTTGCAAAAACTTGAAGCACTTGTCATTGAGCAACAACTCCTTAACAGGAAGCATTCCCCCTCCAATTGGCCTTTATTTACTTTTGATACAATCTATTGGCTTTAGTCACAACTTTCTCAGCGGAGAAATCCCTTATGAATTTTGGAGTTTACCGTCTTTAAATTTCTTGGATCTCAGTTATAATAATCTTACCGGAAAAATTCCCGACGGTTATTGGAGTCGTACCTCTTTCGCATTAATTGGCAACAAGGATCTGTGTGGTAACTTCAAGGGTATCCCTCCTTGCCTTGCGACCTCTCCGGCAATTGTTTCGAGTGAAAAATCAAAcagaataataatttttgttcCCATCGCCATCTTCTTCCTAATTCTCTTTGTTACTGGGGTTTTACTCCTTTGTCGACGCATGGTCAAGCAAACTAAACCAAATTCGACAGAAATAAAGAACGGGAACTTGTTCTCGGTATGGAATTTTGATGGACACATTGCATATGAAGACATCCTTAAAGCAACCGAGGACTTCGATATTAGATATTGTATCGGAACCGGTGGTTATGGTAGTGTTTACAAAGCTGAATTACCTGGCGGTAAAGTGGTTGCCTTGAAGAAACTTCATCGATTAGAGGCTGAGAACCCAACTTTTGATAAGAGTTTTCAGAACGAGGTAAAGGTGCTGGCTAAGATCCGACATCGAAACATTATAAAGCTTCATGGTTTTTGTTTACATAAGCGATGCATGTTTTTGGTCTATGAGTATATGGAAAGGGGAAGCCTATTTTGTGTATTAAGAGATGATACTGAAGCTTTGGAATTGGATTGGAAGAAGAGAGTGAACATTATCGAATGCACAGCACATGCCTTATCTTACATGCATCATGACTGCATACCTGCAATTGTTCATCGAGATATATCAAGCAACAATATCCTATTGAACTCTAAATTGGAGGCATTTGTCTCTGACTTTGGCACTGCTAAACTCCTTCATCTTGATTCCTCTAATCAAACGTTAGTTGTCGGAACTTACGGTTATATCGCCCCAG AACTGGCCTATACCATGGTGGTTACTGAAAAATGCGATGTTTATAGCTTTGGAGTGATGGCCTTGGAAATATTAATGGGAAGACATCCAGGAGAACTCTTGACTTCATTATCATCATTAGCATATCAAAATGTGATGTTACATGAAATATTAGACCAACGGTTACCACCTCCAAAtcatcgagttgcacaagatatTTGCTTTGTTGCTACAATAGCACTTGCATGCCTACGCACCAAACCAAAATCTCGGCCAACAATGAAACGTGTGTCCCAAGATTTTCTTTCTGGCAGGAAGCCTTCAGCTGAGCCCCTACATGCAGTTTCACTCTTGCATCTGATTGGAGACAGTTAA
- the LOC122316921 gene encoding MDIS1-interacting receptor like kinase 2-like isoform X2, protein MEFPGTVSLNFSLCMTYCYITISAPWKLNSASIIHLIKTYMAFSLSISVVLLTWGISMFLVFLVLGALLLCRRMVKKTKPKLIETKDGNLFSIWNYDGRIAYKDIIKATEDFDIRYCIGTGGYGSVYKAELPSGKVVALKKLHRFEAENKTFDKSFHNEVKVLTEIRHRNIIKLHGFCLHKRCMFLVYEYMEMGSLFCVLRNDAEALELDWNKRVNIIKSTAHALSYMHHECIPAIVHRDISSNNILLNSKLEAFVSDFGLAKLLHPDSSNRTLVVGTYGYIAPGFNVT, encoded by the exons ATGGAATTTCCAGGAACTGTCTCTCTTAATTTCTCTCTGTGCATGACTTACTGTTATATAACGATCTCAGCCCCTTGGAAGTTGAACTCTGCATCAATcatacacttgattaaaacataCATGGCATTCTCTCTTTCCATTTCCGTTGTGCTGCTCACATGGGGCATCTCCATGTTTCTTGTTTTCTTAGTTCTTGGGGCTTTACTCCTTTGTCGACGCATGGTTAAGAAAACTAAACCAAAGTTGATAGAAACAAAGGATGGCAACTTGTTCTCAATATGGAATTATGATGGACGCATTGCATACAAAGACATCATTAAAGCAACTGAGGACTTTGACATTAGATATTGTATTGGAACCGGTGGTTATGGTAGTGTTTACAAAGCCGAATTACCTAGCGGCAAAGTGGTTGCCTTGAAGAAACTTCATCGATTCGAAGCGGAGAACAAAACTTTTGATAAGAGTTTTCACAATGAGGTGAAGGTGTTGACAGAGATTCGACATCGAAATATTATAAAGCTTCACGGTTTTTGTTTACATAAGAGATGCATGTTTTTGGTCTATGAGTACATGGAAATGGGAAGCTTATTTTGTGTACTTAGAAATGATGCTGAAGCTCTAGAACTGGATTGGAACAAGAGGGTGAACATCATCAAATCCACAGCACATGCCTTATCTTATATGCATCATGAATGCATACCGGCAATAGTTCATCGGGATATATCGAGCAACAATATCCTATTGAACTCTAAATTGGAAGCATTTGTCTCTGACTTTGGCTTGGCTAAACTACTTCATCCTGATTCCTCTAATCGAACATTAGTTGTCGGAACTTACGGTTATATTGCCCCag GATTTAATGTTACATGA